Within the Salvia hispanica cultivar TCC Black 2014 chromosome 4, UniMelb_Shisp_WGS_1.0, whole genome shotgun sequence genome, the region CGCCGGGGGCAACATTGCCCACAACTTGGTGGCCCGGGCCGGGTTGGAATCGGGTGTTAAGATCCGCGGGTTGTTCTTGAATTGCCCGCATTTTTGGGGGAAGGAGAGAATTGGGAATGAAGCGAGTGACCCGaaaatggtggtggtggaggacAATATATGGATCTATGCATATCCGAATTCGACCGGGTTAGACGACCCGCAGTTGAACCCGGATTACGACCCGAATCTTTCGAAGCTCGGGTGCAAAAAGGTGGTGGTTTATGTTGCtgaaaatgacattttgaGGGATAGGGGGTTGCAATATAAGAAGGCGTTGGAGAAGATCAAGTGGAAAGGAGAGGTGAAGGCTGTGGATGTGAAAGGAGCTGTTCATGTTTTTAATCTAATCTTTCCCAAAAGTAAAGATTCAATAGAAATGTTGAAACATTTTGCTTTGTTTCTCAATGATAAAGAAAAGCTTAACTAGGGTTTGAGATTAGAGAAAGTCACTatgaataaatcaatattatttgcaATGTGAATGGTATTGTGTGCATTACTTGTGTTGTTTTTCGGAACCTTAGTGGAAATATGTTTGTGTCAAATTGACGTGGTTTGAAGCTTCTTTTGTGAACTCAGTATTACTAATGTTACATATTTGATCCTCAATTGCGTAAAAGTATAAGAATTAGATGTTGTATGTAATCATACCATATTAGGGTCGTCCCAAAACAACACAACCAATCGTGCTACCGCTCAAATGCATGCTGCATCAATGATCCCAACCATTTACTTGTCCATGTAATTCTCCAAAGCGTGTGATAAACTCgtatttttgttggtttgGTTGATTGTTTGATGTGTCTATTATCGGGTTTTATAGCTCGATTCATTATTTTGCACCGATTGTATATCAATTTAGGGATTTGATGAGTTTGCTGGTAATGCGCAAGAAAACATGTGAAAACAAGCCAAAAAGACATAATAATTCAAAGTGCACAAAGAAATCAACCCAAGGTGTCGAAAACGGAGCTAAGTGAACTAGTGAAGGTGCCGAcactacaacaacaaaattggATGGGGACACTTTTTAATGCTGGCGCTAATTTGTGTCTCTAATTACACCACCAACGCTTCATAAAGTGTCCTTATTGTTAGTGTccaaactaaaattagaggacACAAATAGATGCatcttaaaaaaacaaaagattaagataattataGCTCAACTTAAGGACGCTTTCTTTTGCATCCTAAACTatggttatttttaaaaaaattcaatcactAGTAATTGCGTCTCAATTTCTATATCTCTAAAAGATAAGTCTTTTGTGATGCGAACGTTGATGAAGTTAATAATACTAACCATCCAGTATCCCCTCTCCTCCACCACGGTGAAGGTACTCCCCCGAGTCcatattgtaataaaaatcgACTGTATCAGAACATTCATTCTCACCTCAGATACCACCCTACAGATTATATATGTCCAACGTCGTTGCGCCTTGAATCAGCCATGGCCGCACCTTCAATCAATGTTCTGAGAGGAAATACAGTAGCTAGTGTTGTTCACTATCATGGGTAGCGGACCCATGTGAAAGTAGGGTAGGGCCAAAAAGCcttaataaaagtatttttttacacatttttcttttataaatttttaaaactcatctAAGTTTAACgtaaattattgtataaaaGCCCTTACAAATGATTTAAAACacccaaaaatataattttggaactaaatttagaaatcatagctcatattcatattttttcttgcGTCCGCCCCTGTTCACAGTTTCAATGTTTTGCCaaatagaaagaaagaaaacttaCCTTCTGTTGCTATTCTTATTTGTCATTCGTTTCGGGACTGGATCCTCTGCAGTGGGGAGGAAATACAACACCATGTTATGCCTTGAAACGACGACCGCTTTGCCTCTTTCTTACTACTTTTTCATcctttttttagaattaaaataacaacgcagccttcttttctttatgCGTTTATGTTCTtcctttttcatatttctatttctttaataattaaaatacgtaaattagttattttattacatgtttgtaacaaagaaacaaaagttgGTTAATAATACTCTAATCTGCacaatggagtagtatttttttcattataaaaaaactaaactaaactgaatttgaataaaaataataggagtaattatggaattaagactgaattaaataattagtcagttcattatttagttgctcaaataaatagttatattattttaactaaacacttaatttaatttagttatatCACTTTAGAGGatatctcaataaatattgtgaacaTATATAATCACGAGTATTCCAGTTATTAAGAATCGTTAATTAACTATTAGTATAGTTGctcaaacaaatatttatattttttactaaacaCAATTTCATTTAGTTGTATCACTTTGAAGgatatcaaataaatattgtaagcATATACTCCCACcatcccacaaagattgtcttACTTTGATCGGACAcgggtttaatttaaaaaatgtaatgaaaagtgagttgaaaaagttagtacaatgtggatcctacttttatatattaattttataataaaatgtgagtagaaatgagttagtgaaatatgagatacattactaaaaatggtaaaaaagtgaaataggataaattttgtgggtcggacgaaaatagaaaaatggaaaatctTTATAGGAAGGagagtatatataataatgaGTATTCCAGTTATTAAGAATAGGGGTGtaaattcgggtacccgaacccgaaatctaaaaaaatatcatacccaatacccgacccGTATGTaaattcgggtacccaaacccaactaatcgggtacccataaacccataattattatatttaaaatttattcttttatataattaaattgtgatgagaatagaaattattaaaaataacacaatacttatacaatatattgactataattctatattatataaaatagacatagacattagacaaatagacactacttaagtttaaaataaataaaaaaattggtataatttgaaacataaaagagattaaaataattttttaagacattaaatgaacatgtaaataaaatgaagaaagaataactaattaactatatattttcaaaagataacaagtaaGAACATAAATAACGCAACATGAACCGAACACGAATGTAAAGAAGTATTAAATCTAcatgtgattaaataaaattacccTAGATTTACCCTACGGGCCATAGACcctatactaaataaaaatatttatcacaaatacataattaatcgggTTTAATCGGGTATTAgtcgggtaccctaatacgggtttcgggtaccctaaaCCCGAAGAATCCTAACATTAACTACCTAAACCCGTACCCGAAACCCGTCGGGTATTGGAACTGGATCGGGAATACTCGAAACCCGCGGATTAAATTTTTAGACCTAATTAAGAATCGCTAATTAACTATTAGTATACTTAATTTACATCGAAcagtaatataaaaaaagaagaaacgcaaataaaaaaataactaatttacatatttaattattatagaaatataaatatagaaaaggaAGAACAGAAACGCATAAAGAAAAGAAGACGGCGcagttaattttattcaaaaaaaaggatgaaaaagtagtacttcctccgtcccgaGATATTAGATCTATATACCATATTGGGGTGTTTCAATATACTTGagccatttttatttatgataaaaatctacttttttattaattccacTTACACtacaaaacaatattttctaaattcttgtgcccaaaagaaaaagatctattattttagaacggaggaagtaagaAAGAGGCAAAGTGGCGTCGTTTCAAGGCACATGGGGCTGTGTTTCCTCCCCACTGCAGAGGATCCAAAGCCCATTTGTTTCACAGCATTTTCAGCTTAATTATTGTGTGGGCGAAAGTTTAGATTTTTGTAAGATTGTGTCGGTAGAATTGAAGCAAAATTTAAGCATGATAAATGGAAATAGTAGCTGAATAGTGGATAACGAATTTCTAGCCCAATTTGAGTCCACACACCTCAAATTAGCTAGTACTCCAGTACAAAAGGTTCGACAAGGGAGTGGGCCCATTTATATATCAATCGCACAAATATTACCCAATTTGAGTCCACACTTCCCTTATCCAAACCAATTTGAGTCCACCACATAAACTTATTTGTTTTCCATGTGTGTAAGAGCTAAAAATGGTACTTACTCCGTTCCAAGATAAACGAATCGTATTTCTTTTCGGGATGCcctattataattttttttttggatgtcccattataagtgaatcatttccatttttcacaaaaaaaaacttcttttactttatttcccacctactttattctctcttcactcatctacttttttgtttctcatactttactctttccactttaacttatttaaatatcaattccgtAAATCTCATGCTCAAAAGAAGTGATTCGTTTatcttgggatggagggagtacatagtAAATGGTtgtttaatactccttccgtcccaagataagcgactcacattcctttttgggacgtTCCAAGATAAGTGATCAGCCATTTCCTTCTTTGTCATTCTGTctcttaacttttttttctctcgtattcactttccactttactaacaaaacctcatttttttaaatttcatgtcAAAAAGTTTTGGCTCACTTAtcttaggacggagggagtactccgAAAAAGTCACAAACTAGCAAACCAATAACCTCATTATACATATGTTAACTGTAGGTTGTTTTAATTCAATGCAATATACCACTACTATTATATACACACGCATTTAAggtgtatatatattctacAAAATCATGCTAAATGCTAACTACACAGCCCTCTCTCACTCTCCATCCAACATGTCCGGTAACAAGAGTTCTCcgctcttcctcttcttcttcttcgtcatCATTCACTTACTCGCGGCACAATCTTTTGCTGTAAACTCCACCATCCTATCTTATGAAATCCAGCCATTCATTAGGGTTTACAAAAATGGCAGCGTTGAGAGATTAATCGGAACAGATACGGTTCCTCCGTCTGTCAATCCGAGATCCAAGGTTCTCTCCAAAGACACCGTCATCCAACCATCTCTCAACGTCTCCGCTAGGCTCTATCTCCCTCGCTCCGCCATCCGCAAACTTCCCCTTCTAGTTTACATCCACGGCGGCGCGTTTTGCACCAGTTCCCCCTTCGCTGCCACCTACCACAACTACCTAATCTCCGTCGTCGCCAAAGCAAATGTGGCCGCTGTCTCCGTCAATTACCGTTTAGCCCCCGAGCACCCTCTCCCCGCCGCCTATCAAGACTCATGGATCGTCCTCGAATGGATCTTCTCCCACTCCAAACAGGGCGGAGGCGGTGGCGAGGCGTGGCTGCGAAACAATGTCGATTTCGACCGCGTTTACTTGAGCGGAGACAGCGCCGGAGCCAACATAGCCCACAACGTGGTGATCCGGGCCGGGCTGGAACCAACGGGTCGTGTTAGGATCCGCGGGTTGTTCTTGAATTGCCCGCATTTTTGGGGGAAGGAGCGGATTGGGAATGAAGCGAGTGACCCGAAAATGGTGGCGCTGGAGGAGAGTATTTGGATCCATGCATACCCGAATTCCACCGGGTTTGATGACCCGCAGTTGAACCCGGATTACGACCCGAATCTTTCGAAGCTCGGGTGCAAGAAGGTGGTGGTTTATGTTGCTGAAAATGACATATTGAGAGATAGGGGATTGCAATATAAGAAGGCTTTGGAGAAGAGCAAGTGGGAAGGAGAGGTGAAGGCTGTGGAGGTGAAGGGAGCTGATCATGTTTTCAATCTAAACTCACCCAACAGTAAAGATTCAAGAGAAATGTTGCAACATTTTGCATTGTTTCTCAATGATAAAGAAAAGTTCAACTAGGGATTGAGATTCTAGAGAGTGAATGTGTAATAAATCAATCTTGTTTGTATCGTGTGCATCACTTGTATTTTTCTATGGTTGCTGgtaattatcattattaattaatcgCATTTGTGGTGCTAATGGGTATGCTATGtctttaattgtaattaaggAGTGAAAGTAGGTTGGGATTAATTCATTAATAGATTATTGCGTGTTTAAATTCATATGGTTTGTAAGTGATTTAGTTATATTCATAGACTGATAGGATCGGTaggaaatttaatttagttgtgtttttcttgtttttctattcatattgatatgatttttttgatttgtttctCCTAAAAAACAATCATAAGTGAAATGTATTACTGCGTTACGCTTCgtaaattt harbors:
- the LOC125217779 gene encoding probable carboxylesterase 5; protein product: MLNANYTALSHSPSNMSGNKSSPLFLFFFFVIIHLLAAQSFAVNSTILSYEIQPFIRVYKNGSVERLIGTDTVPPSVNPRSKVLSKDTVIQPSLNVSARLYLPRSAIRKLPLLVYIHGGAFCTSSPFAATYHNYLISVVAKANVAAVSVNYRLAPEHPLPAAYQDSWIVLEWIFSHSKQGGGGGEAWLRNNVDFDRVYLSGDSAGANIAHNVVIRAGLEPTGRVRIRGLFLNCPHFWGKERIGNEASDPKMVALEESIWIHAYPNSTGFDDPQLNPDYDPNLSKLGCKKVVVYVAENDILRDRGLQYKKALEKSKWEGEVKAVEVKGADHVFNLNSPNSKDSREMLQHFALFLNDKEKFN